The Novosphingobium kaempferiae genome includes a window with the following:
- a CDS encoding 2Fe-2S iron-sulfur cluster-binding protein: protein MPELIVTDRAGNERAIVSPPDRTVMEVIRDAGFDDMLALCGGCCSCATCHVFVDAAFSDLTSSMSPDEDDLLDTSSHRDERSRLSCQILLTESLSGLRVTLAPED, encoded by the coding sequence ATGCCCGAACTGATTGTCACAGATCGCGCCGGAAACGAGCGTGCCATCGTATCTCCCCCGGACCGGACAGTCATGGAGGTGATCCGCGACGCTGGTTTCGATGACATGCTGGCGCTGTGCGGTGGCTGCTGTTCATGCGCTACTTGCCATGTCTTCGTTGACGCGGCTTTTTCGGATCTAACCTCGTCAATGAGTCCAGACGAAGATGACCTTCTCGACACCTCGAGCCACCGTGATGAGAGGTCGCGGCTCTCGTGCCAGATATTATTGACTGAAAGTTTGTCCGGCCTGCGTGTAACACTGGCGCCCGAGGATTAA